The stretch of DNA ataataaaaattaaaatttacattttttttattgataaatcaaaatcaaacgGTTATCAATACTCTTGAATGTGTGATTCCTTGAGTTGAGTACAGGGAATCTGAATTCTTCACACACTCTTTGTTCTGCCTCTGCCAAGTGATACCAGTTGGTTACTCAGTAAACCTTCTAGCTATACGACttaaacttgatattttctATATAAGCTGAATAGTTGTTCAAATTTTGAAGCAGAAGATATTTGTGATTTTCAGCTGTAGTGGGAAGCAATTTCATAGCAAAGGGCATAACCTTTGAGAACTCAGCCGGGCCAAGCAAACACCAAGCAGTGGCAGTAAGGAGTGGTGCGGACTTTTCAGCCTTCTACAATTGCAGCTTCGTTGCATACCAAGACACTCTCTATGTCCACTCTCTTCGTCAATTCTACCGTGAATGCGACATTTATGGCACTGTAGACTTCATCTTTGGCAATGCAGCAGTTGTCTTCCAAAACTGCAACTTATATGCACGCAAACCCGATCCAAATCAACAAAACTTGTTCACCGCACAAGGTAGACAAGATCCTAACCAGAACACCGGCATTTCGATCATAAACAGTAAAATTGCGGCTGCTGCGGATTTGATTCCGGTAAAATCATCGTTCAAGAGTTACCTCGGTCGTCCTTGGAAACAATATTCAAGAACTGTTTATCTTCAATCTTTGATTGAAGATTTGATTGATCCAGCAGGATGGTTGCCATGGAATGGAACATTTGCATTGGATACATTGTATTATGGTGAGTATAAGAATAGAGGTCCTGGTTCAAACACAAGTGCTAGAGTTACTTGGCCAGGTTATAGAGTTATCACTAACACCACTGAGGCAAGTCAATTCACTGTTAGAAATTTCATTCAAGGCAATGATTGGTTGAACTCTACTGGAATTCCATTTTTCCCTGATTTGAGTTGAAAGGACGTATGGTTTCTCTCTTATGGGATGAATTATTTAAACAATAATGATACATGAATCTCCCACTTTTTGTACATCTGCATGATATCTAATTAATCATgtataaaaatatagttaatttaGTTATATAGATAgttaatttaaatcattttgaaCTACATGATTAATCACAATTTTCAACATGATTTGAATTAATCATCTACTCAATTAAATTAACCACCTTTTTATACGCATAATTAATCAAGTGTCGCATGTATACAAAAAGTGGATGTTCATGaaacatttttgttatttaaatttgtattgttgTAATTGTTCTTTGCTACTTCAACAGGCAATAAATGATAACAAGTCTTTAGTATGTTTTTGGTCctataaaatatgtattttgaaatttgttataaaatatttattggtTTATGTCTCTattatgttatgtttttttaattttaatttagtccTTATCTTCATTGATCTTCTAAGTAATGTGGTGGATAGAAGTCCATCTCCCCAAGACATGTCATACTTGTTTTACCTACCAGCCTTTTTCAGTATCTCTAATCTTATATAAATGGAGGACTTGATAGACCTAGCATGAttgtttgaataaattaatgttaCATTTGCATAtgatacattatttatttaattgtatgATAGGGAGTTCAAATACTAGTGCCAGTCGTAAGTAGCCATACACAAACAACAGACATCAACAAACAGTACTCAGCATTTCTTATATAATCAAAGCTATAACATAGACAAGCTTCCATGAAACTCCTCTTAAGACTGCAGATAAACATATTAATTTACAACACAAGAAGCAGATTTTTATATACATACAAGACTCTTATTCTCTGCTGTGATAAAAACATAGAGCTGCCAACACCAGCTACTTGTTAGTTAATTTGCATCATCCTTTGCTAGTGGAACAGAATTTGCCTGGAAAAGAAGTTTTAAAGCACAAAATTGAGATCAATGATAGTACAACTGTCATTTGTTTCTATTACACTTAATGCTATAAATTTATAAGGCACATAGCACAGAGATGGTAAAATTGTAATATCACTTACCAAATCACGGAACTTAAGAATGTAGAACATCTCAAGATATCGTCGAGTTTCACGCCTCTCTAGTTTGGAAACATATTTCCAGAAACTATAAACTCCTGCTAAGGTCATAAGCCTTTCAGAATAGATCTTCCATGTGTACCTGTTTATTATTTGCTTAGCATTTTAGTGTCAATAGGAAGCAACCAACttttattttatccaaaaaatcGCCTACCTTTCATATATTCTTTGAAGACCGCTATCAGATATTTTATCCCAGTGGCTTGGATCCTCCTTACATTGTTGGAAAAACTCGACCAATAGCTCTGAAGCTTGGTCGGGATGATAAGGATCGATATGGAATCCCGATACACCTTGTTCGATGATCTCAGCAGGACCACCATGGCAAGTAGCAAATGTCGGGAGGCCACAAGTCATGGCCTCCACAACTGTAAGTCCAAAAGCTTCATAGAAAGCAGGCTGCAAAAAAGAGAGGAAGAGTAACAAACGATGCTTGAGCGGTCGATGAAACAGTAAATAGAGGTTAGTATTATACCTGAACGAAAGCGCCTTTTGTATCTGCTATGTAGCGGTACAGCTCCCCATTACGTGCTCTATTTGTTTGAGCAGTAATCCACCGAAACTCACCATTCAAATTATACTCCTTCATGAGATCGTGCATCTTCTCAATCTCTGCAATTTCTTCTCTGTCACTGGACTTCTTCACATCAATATAACCAGCTACAACGACAAGGTTGACCAGTTCCCTCAATTTGCTGTTCTTAGCATAGCTTTCTACCAAACCAGTTATGTTTTTAACTCTGTCTAGCCTTGCCATGGAGAAAATTATAGGCTTTGACCGGTCCTTCAGTGAACCACTGTCACATAGAGCCAAAGACAAACTCATTAACTGTCTTCGTCATATTTTTGGATCTTATGTGACATTGTTCTCAACAGCTCTTACCAACAGCTTTAGATATTCTATCCCTTGATATAAATGAACATGTGAAGATCTTGGTGTGATTTTAAATAAGGGATTGGTACTGAAGGATGAGTAATGTCGGAAAAGTGGAAGCTAATGGACCGTACTTTTTTAGCATAATGcataacaaataacaatatGACCCTCTAGATCATGGACAGTGATGTAGAACTATCAAATTAATCAGAAGGCCAATTACTTACGCAGTTATGGATTGTTATTAGATTAAATaacctaaattaaaaaaataataataataaaattaactgCAATAGACTCACATGCACTCGTCAGTCTGCTCGGTATCATATAATAGCTTTTCAATTGAACCATGCAGGGACGTGAGTCTTTTCTCCTTTTCAGAGTAGGGGAAATATATTGTCATATCTGCTCCAGGAGAGACAATATTGAACTTGGGATCAAAGACATCAATGCCATGAACAACCCTGTAGAGCCCAGGAAGAGTAAAAGCAGCGTGGCTCTCATACTGGCCAATAGTATTCTTCCTGGAAGACAACACGAGTTAAGGAAATGAATGAGCAACactattataacaaaaaaaccaaaatgtataTAAATACTACTAGGaaaaaacttcaaataaaaataaaaattgtgaagCATACCATACATCACGAAAAAATTACTTACGTTCCTGCAATCTCTTGGTATGTACTGGTGATGATAAAATCAGCATTATTCATGGCTATTAGGTCAGCAGTGAACTGACATGAAAAATGGTATTTATCCTCAAATTTTTTCCAATATATATCTGAATCTGGATATTTTGTCTTCTCCAGTGCATGGGCGATTGTGCACTACACATAAGAACATTCAACTCTATTAAGTTACGATCTCAGTAGAAGATGACACAAGCTTTTAAATTGTGTCTTGCATAATAAGATGGACAAGAACCTGGGTAACTCCCATTTTGTAAGCCAATAAAGATGCAACGAGATTCCCGTCACTGTAGTTTCCTATGATGAAATCAGGATAACCTTGTAACTCAGCAGCAATTTCACTAGCAACATCCTGTCAATATGTGTAACCATCGATATTAGAAAATATAGCACGTGCAATATATGCCTACCATGCATTATTAGAACTGTATTGTGCCTAAACTAAGTTATGAAACCAGTCATTCCTAATAATGGTTTGTGTCATATTAATAATTCTAGCTATATACTTGTTGATGTGCTTTACCTCTGCATAAGTTTCCAAGTACGGCCAGACATCAAACCTTGAGATCCATTTACGGAGAATTCCTTTTTCTGATCTGAACGGAACACGCAAAATATGTGTGTAATCGGTTCCACTCACTCTTTCTAGTCGCTGGTTGCAAGTTGTCCCCTTTGCATCAGGTATTAACCTCGTAACCTTCATATAAACAGaagtttaaatttgatttgaacttaaaaaaaaaaaaaaaaaaaaaaaaaaattgaagaaccTGACCCCATGAAGTTACACTTACAATTAGAATTCTAGGAGTGAAATCAAGTCCTTGTCTCTTGATCCGAACAAGCATCTCATTCTCAAGGGCACGCACTTGATCTAGAATATAAACAACCTGCAGATAAAAAAACTTTTGTACAGAGCAGCACTCGCATATAATATAAATGAAACAAAGGGAGTATAAATTAGAATACCTGCCCACCGGTGTCAGGCAAACCGAGGACATTGGCTTGCCCGAAGTAGCCATGAGGAGACAATATAACAACATTGAACACCATTGGTACTCTCCCGAGAAAAGTTTCTAGTGTAGAAGGATCAGGGGCGTGAAGAATATCCAATAGCAGATGCATCATCTCTAGTACCCGCGCAGCAGTATCACCCCAACCTCTCTCAAACCCCAGTCCTTGTAATCTAAATTGATAAAAGATTCAGATGAAAAAAAACTATATCAAAATATCCTATAAAATTCTGCAAACTATAGATACGAAAATCTATCATAAAACATAAGCTTACACATATTCAAACTCGGAATAGATTGTATCAGGCGCAAGCTTAGAAAGATGATCCTCTGCCTTGACCAAAGCAGACTGAAGTTTGGAAATGCTTTGTAATCTATCATTTAACATCAGTGCCTGTAACATTATAGTATGAAGAGAAAGACATAGAGATAAAAAGTCAGGGCCAACTTGTCAAGCTACAATTTTTGGAACTACAACGGTGATCATGTAGCATAATCACTACATTAGAAGCATTAAACAGCAAACTTACATGGCCTTTATATGTGTGAACACGGAGGAAATCAAGCAAGGGTTCCAAGGAATCTTTGTTGCGAAACATATTTGATGAGAGGTGACGGTTGAGAAATTGCACTCCATTGCCAATGGACGATGAGCGTGTTGGACGAGGAAATGATGCATTAAATGGCTCAAAATCAAGCTCCAACACAAAATTATCATTACTCCTATTTCACAATATAAAACAAATGGCCATTACAAAAGACTTAGAGAGTTAacttatgaagaaaaaaaagctaAGCATTAGATTTCTTACTTTCCATCTACAAGTTCTTCTTTGAAACTGAGATATTCAGAAACAGTCAATTGCTCCACGCTGAGTTCGAAGACATTAACACGGACATATTCCCAAACACCAGGTCTTGGTCGAACTGCAATTGCCACAAAAGGAGGCAAAACTATGGCTTCCTGTCACAAAAACAATGCTAAACATTTCAAAACAATATCATAACTCTTTCAATCTTCTATGGTGATAGTGCAGTAACTTTCATGAATATGACAGTTTCAATCATTGACAGTACCAACAACAGCATTGAGTAATATTCTGTcccttttaatttatttagccATGTAGCTTCTGATACTGATTTTTTCACACCATAGTTAAGCAGGCAAGTCAACGGCGTGTCACGCTTGCAATTACTGttaatttgattctaacttagtGCAATTAGCTTCAAATGGATACAAATGTTCAATAATAACTTGATCAAGGTCTAAAAGGTCCATGTGGGAAGGCATAGTTTCTGTAAGGCAAAGGTCTCAACTCAAATTCAAGTCTTGTAAatggaaggaaaaaaaacaagGAGAGCTTTGCCCCATGATTGGTTTTATCCGGCTCAGCTCAAATTAGACGGATCCAACATGACTCAATGATACCAAAGGTCTATGACCAAAATTTATGTTGagactaattttaaaaaagtcttaaatttttattgtcagatgaaatctaaaataagtcacaccaaataaattatttttgttttaaccgTCTAGTTCTCATGGAAATGAGTCCAACTAATAGTAGTGAGTTCGACCCAAGATAAGGAAAGTTTGGTCAATAATTGTTCCAGCCAAGATTTGAATCTGGATTCtctaaaatgattaattaaactCATAAATCACTGAAGTCCAATCAATTAGTTCACATCAAATAACTTTGAATACactttattaatgaaataatttgaaagttgacgtaataataacaaaaaaataaactgttgaacaaacaaaaaagtGGTAAAAGTGACCTTTGCAGACTTGATAATTTGGCCAAAAGGACCATTTTTAAGATCAAGTGTTGCAGGATCCTCGCCAAGGATGTTTTCAAGCTCATCAATCAAACTATGAGGTTGCAAAATCCCTTTCCCTTGAGCCACATACcttcaaaataaaacaacaagTAAAAAGAGAATCATGCATAAAACATTAAAAGCAATATAAAAGTGTAGTTGATGAAGAAGAACCTGGAGAGTAGAGAAGTGAGTTCATTACGGTGAGCAGAGAGAGTATCTTGAACTCTGTCTCTGATACTGGGAACTCGACCAAACTTAGGTTGCGTAGACATCACGATGATGCTGATGATGATGAAAATAGTATGAAATGAAGTGAAGtgaatgttcttgttttttcTCTTCTTGACCGAATTTGGATAAAACCAAAAAAGTTAGAAAGTGATGATAAGTGCGACGTGTTTAGCAGAGCACGAGAGCAGAGTTTATAGTCAGAGAAAATGATAGAGAATGCTTTACGTGCCAATCTTTCATtactttatttttctataatatctTGTCGTTTTGGCGTTGCTCTAACGAACAGATTTTATTTGTCCAAAATATTAAACAGAGATATTTTACTATCATAACATTTCATTCATGATTGCCTCAATAAAATCTTATCCATGacgattttttaaataaagtttagAATGCAAAATTAGATTATTAACACGGCACCGATGTTttaacagaaaaaaaaattatattattataataatagtaataaaatttttaatatttaattaaatggaTGGATTTagtagattttaaaaaaaattagtgacaTATGTTTCACATATTtagtaaaatagaattttttaaaatatttatcaagttcatatttaaaaaaatatttagtttgacTAATTTACCAATCTATCATATagattaatttgatatatatttttaaaatatttgatatttgtcgtttgatatatttaataaaataattataataaaaatttaatatagtgTTGTTTTTTGTAAAGTTTTTGGCAAGTCGGATCAATATATATAGAAGCTTAAAAGCAACAAAAATTACATAAGAATTTTgtaaaatccaaaatattattaaaaattatcaaatttaatattttagaata from Cicer arietinum cultivar CDC Frontier isolate Library 1 chromosome 3, Cicar.CDCFrontier_v2.0, whole genome shotgun sequence encodes:
- the LOC101490898 gene encoding sucrose synthase 2, coding for MSTQPKFGRVPSIRDRVQDTLSAHRNELTSLLSRYVAQGKGILQPHSLIDELENILGEDPATLDLKNGPFGQIIKSAKEAIVLPPFVAIAVRPRPGVWEYVRVNVFELSVEQLTVSEYLSFKEELVDGKSNDNFVLELDFEPFNASFPRPTRSSSIGNGVQFLNRHLSSNMFRNKDSLEPLLDFLRVHTYKGHALMLNDRLQSISKLQSALVKAEDHLSKLAPDTIYSEFEYVLQGLGFERGWGDTAARVLEMMHLLLDILHAPDPSTLETFLGRVPMVFNVVILSPHGYFGQANVLGLPDTGGQVVYILDQVRALENEMLVRIKRQGLDFTPRILIVTRLIPDAKGTTCNQRLERVSGTDYTHILRVPFRSEKGILRKWISRFDVWPYLETYAEDVASEIAAELQGYPDFIIGNYSDGNLVASLLAYKMGVTQCTIAHALEKTKYPDSDIYWKKFEDKYHFSCQFTADLIAMNNADFIITSTYQEIAGTKNTIGQYESHAAFTLPGLYRVVHGIDVFDPKFNIVSPGADMTIYFPYSEKEKRLTSLHGSIEKLLYDTEQTDECIGSLKDRSKPIIFSMARLDRVKNITGLVESYAKNSKLRELVNLVVVAGYIDVKKSSDREEIAEIEKMHDLMKEYNLNGEFRWITAQTNRARNGELYRYIADTKGAFVQPAFYEAFGLTVVEAMTCGLPTFATCHGGPAEIIEQGVSGFHIDPYHPDQASELLVEFFQQCKEDPSHWDKISDSGLQRIYERYTWKIYSERLMTLAGVYSFWKYVSKLERRETRRYLEMFYILKFRDLANSVPLAKDDAN